One window of the Epinephelus moara isolate mb chromosome 24, YSFRI_EMoa_1.0, whole genome shotgun sequence genome contains the following:
- the LOC126386203 gene encoding parapinopsin-like — MQPSAFFPNASSYVGPHGEPPLSRTGFIVLSIIMAFFTGPAIILNATVIIVSLMHKQLRQPLNYALVNMAVADLGTAMTGGVLSVVNNAQGYFSLGRTGCVMEGFAVSLFGITSLCTVALIAVERMFVVCKPLGQMTFQNKHAAGGIALSWLWSLTWNLPPLFGWGRYELEGVGTSCAPDWHSRDPKIVSYILAYFAVCFALPFAVIVASYTKLMWTLHQVSKLACLEGGAVAKGEVKVAFMVVLMVLTFLISWLPYATLAMVVVSNPDVEIHPLVGTVPVYLAKSSTVYNPLIYIYLNKQFRKYAVPFLLCGKDTSVDDEASEVTMTAETATSKVSPA, encoded by the exons ATGCAGCCATCTGCTTTTTTCCCAAATGCCTCCTCCTACGTGGGCCCACATGGGGAACCCCCTCTGTCACGCACCGGCTTCATCGTGCTCTCCATCATCATGGCCTTTTTCACCGGTCCTGCCATCATACTCAACGCTACAGTGATCATTGTGTCCCTCATGCACAAGCAGCTGAGGCAGCCGCTCAACTACGCTCTGGTGAACATGGCTGTGGCTGACCTGGGCACAGCTATGACTGGAGGGGTGCTGTCTGTGGTCAACAATGCCCAGGGGTACTTCTCCCTGGGAAGAACAGGCTGCGTGATGGAGGgctttgctgtgtccttgtttg GCATCACATCTCTGTGCACAGTTGCTCTGATCGCAGTGGAGAGGATGTTTGTTGTATGTAAGCCGTTGGGGCAGATGACCTTCCAAAATAAGCATGCAGCTGGAGGTATTGCCTTATCCTGGCTGTGGTCCCTCACCTGGAACTTGCCTCCCCTGTTTGGCTGGGGCAGGTATGAGCTGGAAGGCGTCGGGACGTCCTGTGCACCAGACTGGCACAGCCGAGACCCTAAAATTGTCTCCTACATCCTGGCttactttgcagtgtgtttcGCACTTCCCTTTGCTGTCATCGTGGCATCTTACACAAAACTGATGTGGACATTACACCAG GTGTCAAAGCTGGCCTGTCTGGAAGGTGGTGCAGTAGCTAAAGGAGAGGTGAAGGTGGCATTCATGGTGGTTCTGATGGTCCTGACATTCCTGATCAGCTGGTTGCCTTACGCCACCCTAGCCATGGTGGTGGTCTCCAACCCTGATGTGGAGATTCACCCGCTGGTGGGCACGGTGCCTGTTTACCTGGCCAAGAGCAGCACTGTGTACAATCCTCTCATCTACATTTATCTCAACAAACAG TTTCGTAAATATGCAGTGCCCTTCCTGCTGTGTGGTAAAGATACCTCTGTGGACGATGAGGCATCAGAGGTGACGATGACTGCGGAGACTGCAACCAGCAAAGTGTCTCCTGCTTAA